In Brassica napus cultivar Da-Ae unplaced genomic scaffold, Da-Ae ScsIHWf_1230;HRSCAF=1757, whole genome shotgun sequence, the genomic stretch TTGTATTAGCAAAACGAGAAATCTTAAGACAATGTGTCGTATCAATGACAAGAAAACAGATAGATAAGAGCTTCAAAACATTAATAGAGAAATAAACATATAGACAGTGAAATGTACCTTTGCGCATATAGAGAAGATGGATCCCAGAGCTTCCACAATCATGTGGAATGAACAAAGGCAAACTTTTCAAGTCAACGGCATCATCTAAGAGAGGAGGCTTCTTGTTAAAACCAGAGCACATCTCACTGACTTGTCTCTGCAACCCAACAAACTGAGGCATAACATCGCTCCAGCCATCAATTGAAAGACTATTACCAAACAACTTAATAGCACCCTTTCTAGTTGCTTCTACAgctgaaaacaaaacaaaaaaataacatgaAAAAGAAGTTCATCAGACGAAAGATTACTTGTAATCAAGAAATTTCATAGAAAGaaagagtgtgtgtgtgtgtgtgtgtatatactGTTATAAGGAGCTGCAAGAAGAAGGTTTGTGGGGAGACCAATGCCGAGACCAGCGAGTGTAATGCCAACACTGAAACCAACGCCGCAGCCAGCACCGACGTAGCCAATGACCTCAGGGCCAAAACCAGGTCCCCATCCGACGCCACAACCTATCCCAATCCCCATTCCCCAAAAAGCTCCATAAGTAGGATGAACCGGATTCCATTTCTCATACCTCCTGAATATGCCCTTGATGATCATCACCACCTATGAAGAGGTTTGAAACACAACCGTAAGATTACCACTGACCCACTAGAATCATCTTCAATACCCAAATCCAATGCACGTTAAAAGCTATAGACTATTAAACCAACACTATGTATAATATCACCAGCCAAGCATAAAGTAGATATGAGAAACCAGTTCACTTGGTGGCAAACCAGACAATTGATGAATAACAAACATTCAGACCAACTGGGATAAATctaaagaagaaacagagacaaagaacagaacagaacatcTAAGGTTTACCATTAAGGGATTGCTGTTTCAGTTTTTCTCTTCCGTTTCGATCTTCGCTCCTTCTTTGTTTTTCACCTTTGATTGGATTTGCAGATGCAAAACACTCTTCGTTAGCCTTTTCGCCGACGAACACCGATAACCACTCGTCGTTTAGCGCTTGgataaaagaagaagcaaaataaCCGGTCCGGCCATGCTTGACCGTATAATTCGACCCGGTTTACCATCCAAATATCAGAAGGCTGAAATTAAATCAATAATTGGACCGGGTAAAACGGATGTATACCGGATCCAACTGAACCAGCATTA encodes the following:
- the LOC111207446 gene encoding cadmium-induced protein AS8 isoform X2; the protein is MVVMIIKGIFRRYEKWNPVHPTYGAFWGMGIGIGCGVGWGPGFGPEVIGYVGAGCGVGFSVGITLAGLGIAVEATRKGAIKLFGNSLSIDGWSDVMPQFVGLQRQVSEMCSGFNKKPPLLDDAVDLKSLPLFIPHDCGSSGIHLLYMRKGLEDKNRGDSSAM
- the LOC111207446 gene encoding cadmium-induced protein AS8 isoform X1, whose protein sequence is MVVMIIKGIFRRYEKWNPVHPTYGAFWGMGIGIGCGVGWGPGFGPEVIGYVGAGCGVGFSVGITLAGLGIGLPTNLLLAAPYNTVEATRKGAIKLFGNSLSIDGWSDVMPQFVGLQRQVSEMCSGFNKKPPLLDDAVDLKSLPLFIPHDCGSSGIHLLYMRKGLEDKNRGDSSAM